In one Parvibaculum sp. genomic region, the following are encoded:
- a CDS encoding BrnA antitoxin family protein, with translation MAEGRKRTTKPAHISQADWDAVDSPPLSDEFLAKMRPVKEAAPELIRKRGRPKSDAPKEAIKLRLSQDVLAYFRSTGPGWQTRIDETLRKVVKGGKRQ, from the coding sequence ATGGCCGAAGGTAGAAAGAGGACAACCAAACCGGCGCATATCAGCCAAGCCGATTGGGACGCCGTCGACTCGCCGCCGTTAAGCGATGAATTTCTTGCGAAGATGCGTCCGGTCAAGGAGGCCGCACCGGAACTCATAAGGAAGCGCGGCCGACCGAAATCAGACGCGCCCAAGGAAGCAATCAAGCTGCGGTTGTCGCAAGATGTGCTTGCTTACTTCCGGTCCACCGGGCCCGGATGGCAGACACGCATCGACGAGACGCTGCGAAAAGTTGTGAAAGGCGGAAAACGGCAATGA
- a CDS encoding BrnT family toxin: protein MFTWDEKKRAANKIKHGVDFATVEDFEFDAALIHVDDRFDYGEVREVALGPIGRRLYVLVFTRRGDSVQVISLRKANAKEEAAYGRR, encoded by the coding sequence GTGTTCACGTGGGATGAGAAGAAGCGCGCCGCGAACAAGATCAAGCACGGCGTCGACTTTGCCACCGTCGAAGATTTTGAGTTCGATGCGGCCCTCATTCACGTCGATGACCGTTTCGATTACGGCGAAGTCAGAGAGGTTGCCCTCGGGCCAATAGGCCGGCGGCTCTATGTTCTGGTTTTCACCCGCCGTGGCGATAGCGTGCAGGTTATCAGTTTACGCAAGGCGAATGCGAAAGAGGAGGCCGCCTATGGCCGAAGGTAG
- a CDS encoding aspartate carbamoyltransferase catalytic subunit — MTSAEKQPQTLFPHRHLLGIEGLSPADITALLDLADTYVEQNRQVDKKGSVLRGRTQINLFFEASTRTQSSFELAGKRLGADVMNMSVGASSVKKGETLIDTAVTLNAMHPDLIVIRHGSSGAVELLSQKVSCSVINAGDGSHEHPTQALLDALTIRRRKGKLQGLTVAICGDIMHSRVARSNILLLNAMGARVRVVAPPTLLPKGVERLGVEVFHDMMKGLEGVDIVMMLRLQLERMTGSYVPSQREYFHFHGLDYAKLAVAKPDALVMHPGPMNRGVEIDSAVADDLARSVIREQVEMGVAVRMAVLDALARNLPNERSNGNGGAA, encoded by the coding sequence ATGACCAGCGCTGAAAAACAGCCCCAAACCCTCTTCCCGCACCGGCATTTGCTGGGGATCGAGGGCCTTTCCCCCGCCGACATCACCGCCCTTCTCGACCTCGCCGACACCTATGTCGAGCAGAACCGCCAGGTCGACAAAAAGGGCTCGGTCTTGCGCGGCCGCACCCAGATCAATCTCTTCTTCGAAGCCTCCACCCGCACCCAGAGCTCTTTCGAATTGGCCGGCAAGCGCCTCGGCGCCGATGTGATGAACATGTCGGTCGGCGCCTCCTCGGTGAAGAAGGGCGAAACGCTGATCGACACCGCGGTCACGCTGAACGCGATGCACCCGGACCTCATCGTCATCCGCCACGGCTCGTCCGGCGCGGTCGAGCTTCTCTCGCAGAAAGTCTCCTGCTCGGTCATCAATGCCGGCGACGGTTCCCATGAGCACCCGACGCAAGCCCTTCTCGACGCGCTGACCATCCGCCGCCGCAAAGGCAAGCTGCAAGGGCTCACCGTCGCGATCTGCGGCGACATCATGCACAGCCGCGTCGCCCGCTCCAACATCCTGCTGCTCAATGCGATGGGCGCCCGCGTCCGCGTCGTCGCCCCGCCGACCTTGCTGCCGAAAGGCGTCGAGCGTCTCGGCGTCGAGGTCTTCCACGACATGATGAAGGGCCTCGAAGGCGTCGACATCGTGATGATGCTGCGCCTCCAGCTCGAGCGCATGACGGGTTCCTACGTCCCCTCGCAGCGCGAATATTTCCACTTCCACGGCCTCGACTACGCCAAGCTCGCGGTCGCAAAGCCCGATGCGCTGGTCATGCATCCCGGCCCGATGAACCGCGGCGTCGAAATCGACAGCGCCGTCGCCGACGACCTCGCCCGCAGCGTCATCCGCGAACAGGTCGAAATGGGCGTCGCCGTGCGCATGGCGGTGCTCGACGCTTTGGCCCGCAACCTGCCGAACGAGCGCAGCAACGGCAATGGAGGCGCCGCATGA